In Chlamydia serpentis, the following are encoded in one genomic region:
- a CDS encoding DUF1978 domain-containing protein codes for MISALAVSNQLLSPETTQQESPRLSIIKSRVFEITLLILGIIFLICGVILFTISIPGFSSVLSLGIGVFTSVLGVLVFSLGILLLIINQGPLKEVSKQDSPPSSIEMSDPKKPLNVGIRELNQAVAYLEKSRNWTDQNQDLVEKTEKQLKSLDFNLKNIFLEISDIRFFLEQKEYYFMEAQNYLESSANEMILNLKLLSNTIVNAAIDESKIRQALKNAETLTFNFIDACAAFKKVQANFEESSFILTKHMFEKSLSSLEQLVFKNIVRSHKQVLFLNTYPTERPLQKDHLLDQFKQNIFCLKEDGTIDLSDAIHWALPARNSRKNIEKIQGHKLWSDTHLYQMKLLKYLSLKSIYNNQPTEKNHKQLCKAKKNFDSQCDKLQALEYNRVEAQLKELKDLYPNVEVPINPSSITKEFPNVKPSLQQRLNKIQEEANLCKKQQAKYFKELEEKRSSHTDKSTAKKKNKCQKSLEKLQLSSSTVEQYCADLKASLKNINLVLDEKTTNTEILYIEKRLKALEEELKDIPNKIGYIEKLLSHREAMLFTTNEHLSNAQLQRNTYSTSEITSASDTLLKQLQDFDIKIQNISSQYEKEKELLFEKKNIFKQSVNTFEATSLNFIKEELLQNMSELQFMARSSASLRNAIIPSLKIYISYFEREYNNLSKKILQTVTKYKTAQHKLISDRTDSKSSSPQRVTLKEKDINKRQRKEDLLVSQKLQILEERIRNLKPL; via the coding sequence ATGATTTCTGCTCTTGCCGTTTCTAATCAATTATTATCCCCGGAAACGACTCAGCAGGAGTCTCCTAGGCTTTCTATAATTAAATCACGAGTTTTTGAAATTACTCTACTTATTCTTGGAATTATCTTTTTAATATGTGGTGTTATCTTATTCACAATAAGCATCCCCGGATTTAGCTCAGTGCTTTCTTTAGGCATTGGGGTATTTACATCTGTCTTAGGCGTACTTGTGTTCTCTCTAGGGATTCTTTTGCTGATCATAAATCAAGGCCCTCTAAAAGAAGTTTCTAAGCAAGATTCACCCCCATCTTCTATCGAGATGTCAGATCCTAAGAAACCTCTTAATGTAGGGATAAGGGAGTTAAATCAAGCAGTTGCCTACTTAGAAAAAAGTAGGAATTGGACTGATCAAAACCAAGATTTAGTTGAAAAAACAGAGAAACAATTAAAGTCTTTAGACTTTAATTTAAAGAATATTTTTCTTGAGATATCAGATATCAGATTTTTCTTAGAACAAAAAGAGTATTATTTTATGGAGGCTCAAAACTATCTAGAGTCCTCTGCTAACGAGATGATTCTTAACTTAAAATTGCTATCTAACACAATCGTTAATGCCGCTATAGATGAGAGCAAAATTCGCCAGGCATTAAAGAATGCTGAAACACTAACGTTTAACTTTATAGACGCATGCGCGGCATTTAAAAAAGTTCAAGCTAATTTTGAAGAAAGCAGTTTCATATTAACCAAGCATATGTTTGAGAAAAGTTTAAGTTCTTTAGAGCAACTTGTTTTCAAGAATATTGTAAGAAGTCATAAACAAGTGCTTTTTTTAAATACATATCCTACTGAAAGACCTCTACAAAAAGATCATCTTTTAGATCAATTTAAACAAAATATCTTTTGTTTGAAAGAAGATGGGACAATAGATCTATCTGATGCGATTCATTGGGCTCTCCCTGCTAGAAACTCTAGAAAAAACATAGAGAAGATCCAAGGACACAAATTATGGTCTGATACCCATCTCTATCAAATGAAGCTTCTAAAATATCTTTCCCTAAAATCTATATACAATAACCAGCCTACCGAAAAAAATCATAAACAGCTTTGTAAAGCAAAAAAAAATTTTGATTCCCAATGCGACAAGCTCCAGGCACTTGAATATAATAGGGTAGAAGCCCAGCTGAAAGAGCTGAAAGATCTCTATCCTAATGTTGAAGTTCCTATTAACCCAAGCAGCATCACCAAAGAGTTTCCCAATGTTAAGCCTAGTCTACAACAACGGTTAAACAAGATCCAAGAAGAAGCAAACCTATGTAAGAAACAGCAAGCGAAGTACTTCAAGGAATTAGAAGAAAAAAGAAGCAGCCACACAGACAAGTCTACCGCTAAAAAGAAAAATAAGTGTCAGAAAAGTCTGGAAAAATTACAACTATCTTCATCAACTGTTGAGCAATACTGTGCTGACTTAAAAGCATCTCTAAAAAATATAAACTTAGTTTTAGATGAAAAAACAACTAATACAGAGATTCTATACATCGAAAAAAGACTGAAAGCTCTGGAAGAAGAGCTTAAAGATATTCCTAACAAAATTGGTTATATTGAAAAGCTTTTATCTCATAGAGAAGCTATGCTTTTTACTACGAATGAACATTTAAGCAATGCTCAGCTACAACGCAATACGTACTCCACTAGTGAAATAACATCTGCATCCGACACTCTACTTAAACAACTCCAAGATTTCGATATAAAGATACAAAACATCTCCTCACAATATGAGAAGGAAAAAGAATTATTATTTGAAAAGAAAAATATTTTCAAACAATCCGTAAATACATTTGAAGCTACCAGCTTGAATTTTATAAAAGAAGAACTGCTTCAAAATATGAGCGAACTGCAATTTATGGCCAGAAGCTCTGCTTCTCTTCGAAATGCTATTATACCTAGTCTGAAGATCTATATCAGTTATTTTGAACGAGAATACAACAATCTCTCCAAGAAAATTCTGCAAACGGTGACAAAGTACAAGACCGCTCAACATAAATTGATTTCCGACAGAACAGATTCTAAATCCTCCTCACCACAACGAGTTACTTTAAAAG
- a CDS encoding thioredoxin domain-containing protein yields MPEPLYTNKLITEKSPYLLLYAHTPVNWYPWGTEAFHIAAVENKPIFLSIGCKHSRWCQVMLQESYTNPEIAAMLNEYFVNVKVDKEELPYVAKLYSDLAQMLSVSADHQESTSWPLNVFLTPDLIPFFSINYLGNEGKLGLPSFAQMIDKLHFMWDDVEEREALIEQATKVIEIASFLEGCVRKEVIEESSLKRTVEALYQDIDPHYGGVKAFPKRLPGLLLQFFLRYGVEHQESRGLFFVDRSLSMLALGGIRDHIGGGFYSYTIDDKWQIPAFEQRLIDNALMALNYLEAWTCIRKEEYRVIGKRVLSYILSELYDPKVGAFYSSEQAENWGSGGQNFYTWSGEEIISALGKDAEIFCDYYAISREGFFNGRNILHIPVDMDIEELAEKHNCSKEAIEAVIDRSRAVLKTIREKRPHRSKDDLSLAFNNGWMIYTLVHSGRILGEPEYIDIGEKCGEFVRSSLYKHHELYRRWREGEAKYRASLEDYGALILGVLALYQSGCGSHWLGFAKELMEEVLVSFHSEGGGFYSVDGRDNTLLIKQSNLSDGEAISGNALVCQCLLSLHLITEKKDYLTYAEEILQLAQAYGHTHKFSSLGLLIAAQSYFSRKHIKVLIALGNVKDRGTILQSLSGLFLPYISLIWMTQDNRELLESILPEYQHSLIPKGNSAETVIYVLEVDQGRKFKDLESFRCYLIS; encoded by the coding sequence ATGCCTGAGCCTCTATATACGAATAAGCTAATCACAGAGAAATCTCCATATTTGCTTCTTTATGCTCATACTCCGGTCAATTGGTATCCTTGGGGAACCGAAGCTTTTCATATTGCTGCTGTTGAGAATAAGCCTATCTTTTTATCTATAGGCTGTAAGCATTCTCGATGGTGTCAGGTGATGTTACAGGAGAGTTATACAAATCCTGAAATTGCTGCCATGCTTAACGAGTATTTCGTGAATGTAAAAGTGGATAAGGAAGAGCTTCCTTATGTAGCCAAGCTTTATAGTGATCTTGCTCAGATGCTTTCAGTATCGGCAGATCATCAAGAATCTACTTCATGGCCTTTAAACGTCTTTCTTACTCCAGATTTAATTCCTTTTTTCTCTATAAATTATTTAGGAAATGAAGGGAAACTTGGTCTCCCCTCATTTGCTCAGATGATTGATAAGCTTCACTTTATGTGGGACGATGTTGAGGAGCGAGAGGCCCTTATCGAACAGGCTACGAAAGTCATAGAAATAGCGTCCTTTTTAGAAGGGTGTGTAAGAAAAGAAGTAATAGAGGAGAGCTCTTTAAAGCGTACCGTAGAAGCTTTGTATCAAGATATTGATCCTCACTATGGAGGAGTCAAGGCCTTTCCTAAGCGGTTGCCTGGTTTGCTCTTACAATTTTTCCTAAGGTATGGTGTTGAGCATCAAGAGAGTCGTGGTTTATTTTTTGTTGATCGTTCTTTGAGTATGCTTGCTTTGGGGGGCATCCGAGATCATATTGGAGGCGGTTTCTATTCTTATACTATAGATGATAAATGGCAGATCCCTGCATTTGAACAACGGCTTATTGATAATGCTTTAATGGCTTTAAACTACCTAGAAGCTTGGACGTGTATTAGAAAAGAAGAATATCGTGTTATAGGAAAGCGCGTCCTTTCTTATATCCTAAGTGAGTTATATGATCCCAAGGTTGGAGCATTTTATAGTTCGGAGCAAGCAGAAAATTGGGGATCTGGAGGGCAGAATTTTTATACATGGTCTGGAGAAGAGATTATCAGTGCTTTAGGTAAGGACGCAGAGATTTTCTGTGATTACTATGCGATTTCCAGGGAAGGCTTTTTCAACGGAAGAAATATACTACATATTCCTGTGGATATGGATATAGAAGAGCTTGCGGAAAAACACAACTGTTCTAAAGAGGCTATTGAAGCTGTTATTGATAGATCACGAGCGGTCTTGAAAACAATTAGAGAAAAACGGCCCCATCGCTCGAAAGATGATCTATCTTTAGCCTTTAATAACGGTTGGATGATTTATACTCTTGTTCACTCAGGCCGTATTCTTGGAGAACCCGAATATATTGATATAGGTGAAAAGTGTGGAGAGTTTGTCCGTAGTTCTCTCTATAAGCACCATGAACTTTACCGAAGGTGGAGAGAAGGAGAGGCAAAATATCGAGCTAGCTTAGAAGATTATGGGGCTCTTATTTTGGGAGTGCTCGCCCTTTATCAATCGGGATGTGGATCTCATTGGCTGGGCTTTGCTAAAGAACTTATGGAGGAAGTGCTCGTCTCCTTTCATTCAGAAGGAGGGGGCTTTTATAGTGTTGATGGCCGTGATAATACATTGCTAATCAAGCAGTCCAATCTCTCTGATGGCGAGGCAATATCAGGGAATGCCTTGGTATGTCAGTGTTTGTTGTCGCTTCACCTCATTACAGAAAAAAAAGACTATCTTACCTATGCTGAAGAGATTTTACAGTTAGCCCAAGCGTATGGTCATACTCATAAATTTTCTTCATTGGGATTGCTAATTGCAGCTCAGAGCTACTTTTCTAGAAAACATATTAAGGTATTAATTGCCTTAGGAAACGTGAAGGATCGTGGAACTATTTTACAGTCTTTGTCAGGGTTATTTCTTCCCTATATATCTTTAATTTGGATGACCCAGGATAACCGAGAACTCTTAGAGTCTATACTTCCAGAATATCAACATAGTTTGATTCCTAAAGGGAACTCTGCAGAGACTGTGATCTATGTTTTAGAAGTAGATCAAGGTAGAAAATTTAAAGACCTGGAATCTTTTCGTTGTTACCTAATCTCCTAA